A stretch of the Agromyces larvae genome encodes the following:
- a CDS encoding efflux RND transporter permease subunit encodes MHLLAKLSMKNRALIALVTVVVAIFGGISLTSLKQELAPSIEFPQLSIVTAYPGASPDIVNTDVSTPIETAIQGITGLESTSTTSSTGVSRVTASFTYGTDLAFAEQKLLSAVNRISGQLPDDVDPQVIALSLSDLPVIAVAVTGADDVSALSDEISRTTLGEINDIDGVREATLVGDVGQRVTITPDQAKLASYGLTQQAIRDALSQNGLLVPAGTITEDDTTFAVQTGTKLGSIDDIAGLPVLGGTAPAAPPAGDATTDGDATGGGDATGGGDATGGFGGEASAQLPGAAAATVPVALTIADVATVELTDNPVTSVSRVDGEPALTISVTKLPSANTVEVSNAVKDLLPDLESSLDTTNSGATFTVVFDQAPYIEQSIESLATEGLLGLAFAVIVILLFLLSVRATIVTAISIPTSVLITFIGLQVADYTLNILTLGALTIAIGRVVDDSIVVIENIKRHLVAGVDKSSTIVHAVREVAGAITASTITTVAVFLPIALVEGVTGELFRPFSLTVTIALLASLLVSLTIVPVLAYWFLKPATLRPAQGPEAAAAAAAAAFVDETEPTTGASGAVEAGRASTGSARDPQPPADELEHPSRLQRGYLPIIEWTLKHSVSTLLIAVLVLGGTLALVPFMKTNFLGSSGQNTFQVTQELPVGTSLDAMDAASQQVEQVLLDTEGIETVQTSIGSGGRGLAAVFGGGSATVTYSVTTDESADQDALQAEVRDELADIDDAGEITLAASSGFGASNDIEVDITASNAEDLQAATDAVVDELRGSDALSQVTSNLAEARPYIAVEVDRTAAAAAGFSEVALGGYVSAAMQPQTAGSVVIDEKTLTIYLAADNPPTTVDELSALEIPTRTGPVRLDSLATVGVVDGPATVTTVQGLRSATVTATPAGDDLGTANAAVTAAVAEADLPAGTSASLGGVTADQGDAFSQLGLALLAAILIVYIVMVATFRSLLQPLLLLVSVPFAATGAIALQVVTGIPLGVASLVGVLMLIGIVVTNAIVLVDLVNQYRDRGMTVRDALLHGASRRLRPILMTALATIFALLPMALGITGHSGFISQPLALVVIGGLVSSTLLTLIVLPTLYHLVEGARERRKLRKQAVATVE; translated from the coding sequence ATGCATCTGCTGGCGAAGCTGTCCATGAAGAACCGCGCCCTCATCGCGCTCGTGACGGTCGTGGTGGCGATCTTCGGGGGCATCTCGCTCACCAGCCTGAAGCAGGAGCTCGCGCCGTCGATCGAGTTCCCGCAGCTGTCGATCGTGACGGCCTACCCGGGTGCGTCCCCCGACATCGTGAACACGGATGTCTCCACGCCCATCGAGACCGCGATCCAGGGCATCACGGGGCTCGAGTCGACGTCCACGACCAGCTCGACGGGCGTCTCGCGAGTGACGGCGAGCTTCACCTACGGCACCGACCTCGCCTTCGCCGAGCAGAAGCTGCTGTCGGCGGTGAACCGCATCTCGGGCCAGCTGCCCGACGACGTCGACCCGCAGGTCATCGCGCTCTCGCTCAGCGACCTGCCGGTCATCGCGGTCGCCGTCACCGGCGCCGACGACGTCAGCGCCCTCTCCGACGAGATCAGCCGCACCACCCTCGGCGAGATCAACGACATCGACGGCGTGCGCGAGGCGACCCTCGTCGGCGACGTCGGCCAGCGCGTCACCATCACGCCCGACCAGGCGAAGCTCGCGTCCTACGGCCTCACGCAGCAGGCCATCCGCGACGCGCTGTCGCAGAACGGCCTGCTCGTTCCGGCCGGCACCATCACCGAGGACGACACGACCTTCGCCGTGCAGACCGGCACCAAGCTCGGCAGCATCGACGACATCGCCGGGCTGCCCGTGCTCGGCGGCACCGCGCCCGCGGCACCGCCCGCCGGTGACGCGACGACCGACGGCGACGCGACAGGCGGCGGCGACGCGACGGGCGGCGGCGACGCGACGGGCGGCTTCGGTGGCGAGGCATCCGCTCAGCTCCCCGGCGCAGCGGCCGCGACCGTGCCGGTCGCGCTCACCATCGCGGATGTCGCGACCGTCGAACTCACCGACAACCCCGTGACGAGCGTCTCGCGCGTCGACGGCGAGCCCGCCCTCACGATCTCGGTCACGAAGCTGCCGAGCGCGAACACCGTCGAGGTGTCGAACGCCGTCAAGGACCTGCTGCCCGACCTCGAGTCGTCGCTCGACACCACGAACTCGGGCGCGACCTTCACCGTCGTGTTCGACCAGGCGCCCTACATCGAGCAGTCGATCGAGTCGCTCGCGACCGAGGGCCTGCTCGGCCTCGCGTTCGCGGTCATCGTGATCCTGCTGTTCCTGCTGTCGGTGCGGGCGACCATCGTCACCGCGATCTCGATCCCGACGTCGGTGCTCATCACGTTCATCGGCCTGCAGGTCGCCGACTACACGCTGAACATCCTCACGCTCGGCGCGCTCACCATCGCCATCGGACGCGTCGTCGACGACTCGATCGTGGTCATCGAGAACATCAAGCGGCACCTCGTCGCCGGCGTCGACAAGTCGTCGACCATCGTGCACGCGGTGCGCGAAGTGGCCGGCGCGATCACCGCGTCGACCATCACCACCGTCGCGGTGTTCCTGCCGATCGCGCTCGTCGAGGGCGTGACGGGCGAGCTGTTCCGACCGTTCTCGCTCACCGTCACGATCGCGCTGCTCGCGTCCCTGCTGGTGTCGCTCACCATCGTGCCGGTGCTCGCGTACTGGTTCCTGAAGCCCGCGACCCTTCGACCGGCTCAGGGGCCGGAAGCCGCAGCTGCTGCGGCCGCGGCGGCGTTCGTCGACGAGACGGAGCCGACCACCGGGGCATCCGGGGCGGTGGAAGCGGGCCGTGCTTCGACCGGTTCAGCGCGCGATCCGCAGCCGCCCGCCGACGAGCTCGAGCACCCCTCGCGCCTGCAGCGCGGCTACCTGCCGATCATCGAGTGGACGCTCAAGCACAGCGTCTCGACGCTGCTCATCGCCGTGCTCGTGCTCGGCGGCACCCTCGCGCTGGTGCCGTTCATGAAGACGAACTTCCTCGGCTCGTCGGGGCAGAACACGTTCCAGGTCACGCAGGAGCTGCCCGTCGGCACCAGCCTCGACGCGATGGACGCCGCCTCGCAGCAGGTCGAGCAGGTGCTGCTCGACACCGAGGGCATCGAGACCGTGCAGACCTCGATCGGATCGGGCGGGCGCGGCCTCGCGGCCGTGTTCGGCGGCGGCAGTGCAACCGTCACCTACTCGGTCACGACAGACGAGTCGGCCGACCAGGACGCACTGCAGGCCGAGGTGCGCGACGAGCTCGCCGACATCGACGACGCCGGCGAGATCACGCTCGCCGCATCGAGCGGGTTCGGCGCCTCGAACGACATCGAGGTCGACATCACCGCCTCGAACGCCGAGGACCTGCAGGCCGCGACCGACGCCGTCGTCGACGAGCTGCGGGGCTCCGACGCGCTCAGCCAGGTGACGTCGAACCTCGCCGAGGCCCGCCCGTACATCGCCGTCGAGGTCGACCGCACCGCCGCCGCGGCGGCCGGATTCAGCGAGGTCGCGCTCGGCGGATACGTGTCGGCCGCGATGCAGCCGCAGACCGCCGGTTCGGTCGTCATCGACGAGAAGACGCTGACCATCTACCTCGCCGCAGACAACCCGCCGACCACGGTCGACGAGCTCAGCGCCCTCGAGATCCCGACCAGGACCGGCCCGGTTCGGCTCGACTCGCTCGCGACCGTCGGCGTCGTCGACGGCCCGGCGACGGTCACCACCGTGCAAGGGCTGCGCAGCGCGACCGTCACCGCGACCCCCGCGGGCGACGACCTCGGCACCGCCAACGCCGCGGTCACCGCCGCGGTCGCCGAGGCCGACCTGCCCGCCGGCACCTCGGCGTCGCTCGGCGGCGTCACCGCCGACCAGGGCGACGCGTTCTCGCAGCTCGGACTCGCGCTGCTCGCGGCGATCCTCATCGTCTACATCGTGATGGTCGCGACGTTCCGCTCGCTGCTGCAGCCGTTGCTGCTGCTCGTCTCGGTGCCGTTCGCGGCGACCGGCGCGATCGCGCTGCAGGTGGTCACGGGCATCCCGCTCGGCGTCGCATCCCTCGTCGGCGTGCTGATGCTCATCGGCATCGTCGTGACGAACGCGATCGTGCTGGTCGACCTGGTCAACCAGTACCGCGATCGCGGCATGACCGTGCGCGATGCGCTGCTGCACGGAGCATCCCGTCGTCTGCGCCCAATCCTGATGACCGCGCTCGCGACGATCTTCGCGCTGCTGCCCATGGCGCTCGGCATCACCGGGCACTCGGGCTTCATCTCGCAGCCGCTCGCGCTCGTCGTGATCGGCGGCCTCGTGTCGTCGACGCTGCTCACGCTCATCGTGCTGCCGACCCTCTACCACCTGGTCGAGGGCGCGCGCGAGCGGCGCAAGCTGCGCAAGCAGGCCGTCGCCACCGTCGAGTAG
- a CDS encoding GntR family transcriptional regulator: MVETATSPVSQRVRVALLDRIVRGEWAAGTPLPSEASLCREFGTSRGTVRRALAGLRADGVVVGGRGRPPVVGKVVPAQSLDTLRSFTEWARGEGRVPGQRTLVLERRSADSATAGLLGLDEGATVVALVRVRTLEEVPVMLERSTFIPEVGRHLFGFDTDTGSVFAELARQGVALTSARHTIDAVGANRLDSEALRVPMGAPLLRERRRSSDVSGRPVEVADDRFRPEQFSFRVDNAAG, from the coding sequence ATGGTCGAGACCGCGACGTCACCCGTGTCGCAGCGCGTGCGCGTCGCGCTGCTCGACCGCATCGTGCGCGGCGAGTGGGCCGCCGGCACGCCGCTGCCGAGCGAGGCGTCGCTGTGCCGTGAGTTCGGCACGTCCCGGGGCACCGTGCGCCGCGCGCTCGCCGGCCTGCGGGCCGACGGCGTGGTCGTCGGCGGTCGCGGGCGGCCGCCCGTGGTGGGCAAGGTCGTGCCCGCCCAGTCGCTCGACACGCTGCGGTCGTTCACCGAATGGGCGCGCGGCGAAGGCCGGGTGCCCGGGCAGCGCACCCTCGTACTCGAGCGGCGCAGCGCCGACTCGGCGACCGCGGGGCTGCTCGGACTCGACGAGGGCGCGACCGTCGTCGCCCTCGTACGGGTGCGCACGCTGGAGGAGGTGCCGGTGATGCTCGAACGGTCGACGTTCATCCCCGAGGTCGGGCGGCACCTGTTCGGGTTCGACACCGACACCGGGTCGGTGTTCGCCGAACTCGCCCGGCAGGGCGTCGCGCTCACGTCGGCGCGGCACACGATCGACGCGGTCGGGGCGAACCGGCTCGACTCCGAGGCGCTGCGGGTGCCGATGGGCGCGCCGCTGCTGCGCGAACGACGACGGTCGTCGGATGTTTCGGGCCGGCCGGTGGAGGTCGCCGACGACCGATTCCGGCCCGAGCAGTTCAGCTTCCGCGTCGACAACGCGGCGGGGTAG
- a CDS encoding NAD(P)/FAD-dependent oxidoreductase, with protein sequence MTAPSPIRTQPTGSGSAPRSFDVGIVGGGAAGLSAALMLGRARRSVVVIDSGRPRNRFAPHMHGVLGHDGRPPLELLARGRAEARGYGVEFAEGEVSAVERVAGGFLLRGAHEVLVRRVVVATGLVDELPAIPGLEAMWGTSAVACPYCDGWEVRDRPLGVIATSPMSRNQAQLLRQWTEDLTVFGAVEAGIPKAELRAFAMRGIRVAPPATEVSGRLGAVSVSTAEGEHRVDRLFVGARPRPVDALLSHLGCDTQQTPMGTVVATDDSGRTSVKGVWAVGNVADLKALVPMALGAGVHAATQINISLLEEEIARALASDASRED encoded by the coding sequence ATGACGGCGCCATCACCGATTCGGACTCAGCCCACCGGCAGCGGCTCCGCCCCGCGATCCTTCGACGTCGGGATCGTCGGCGGCGGGGCCGCCGGCCTGAGCGCGGCCCTGATGCTGGGCCGTGCTCGGCGCTCGGTCGTCGTGATCGATTCGGGGCGGCCGCGCAACCGGTTCGCACCGCATATGCACGGCGTGCTCGGACACGACGGCAGGCCGCCGCTGGAACTGCTCGCGCGCGGCCGAGCCGAGGCCCGGGGGTACGGCGTCGAGTTCGCCGAGGGCGAGGTGTCGGCGGTCGAGCGCGTCGCGGGGGGATTCCTGCTGCGCGGCGCGCACGAGGTGCTCGTGCGCCGGGTCGTGGTCGCCACCGGGCTGGTCGACGAGCTGCCCGCCATCCCCGGCCTCGAGGCCATGTGGGGAACGAGTGCGGTCGCGTGCCCGTACTGCGACGGCTGGGAGGTGCGCGATCGGCCGCTCGGCGTGATCGCGACGTCGCCGATGAGCCGCAACCAGGCGCAGCTGCTCCGGCAGTGGACCGAAGACCTGACCGTCTTCGGGGCCGTCGAGGCGGGGATCCCCAAGGCCGAGCTGCGGGCGTTCGCGATGCGAGGCATCCGTGTCGCTCCGCCCGCGACCGAGGTGAGCGGACGCCTCGGCGCGGTCAGCGTATCCACCGCCGAGGGCGAGCACCGCGTCGATCGACTGTTCGTCGGCGCACGCCCGCGGCCGGTCGACGCCCTCCTGTCGCACCTCGGCTGCGACACCCAGCAGACGCCCATGGGCACGGTCGTCGCCACCGACGACTCGGGGCGGACCAGCGTCAAGGGCGTGTGGGCGGTCGGGAACGTCGCCGACCTGAAGGCGCTCGTCCCGATGGCCCTCGGCGCCGGAGTCCACGCCGCAACCCAGATCAACATCTCCCTCCTCGAGGAGGAGATCGCCCGAGCGCTCGCGTCGGACGCGAGCAGAGAGGACTGA
- a CDS encoding GntR family transcriptional regulator: protein MPIPAHVPPVDRTLLRDDVFVRLRDAIIDGTLEPGEQLKDGDLAAWLGVSRTPVREALLRLAQAGLVVAQPGRSTTVSTLDLRTARDARDVVAAMHELAVREAARSLTSDDLTAMREANARFAAAIEAGDVDAALRADDDLHAVPVAVGGNRALATVLDQFTPVVRRAERMRFTTLGGADSVGRHETLIRLCEQGDAEGAASVAFDTWHSLPAS from the coding sequence ATGCCGATCCCAGCGCACGTCCCACCCGTCGATCGCACCCTGCTGCGCGACGACGTCTTCGTGCGGCTTCGCGATGCGATCATCGACGGCACACTCGAGCCGGGTGAGCAGCTCAAAGACGGTGACCTCGCCGCCTGGCTCGGCGTCAGTCGCACGCCGGTGCGCGAGGCGCTGCTCCGGCTCGCGCAGGCGGGGCTCGTCGTCGCTCAGCCCGGGCGGTCGACGACCGTGAGCACGCTCGACCTGCGCACCGCGCGCGACGCGCGCGACGTGGTCGCCGCGATGCACGAGCTCGCCGTGCGCGAGGCGGCACGGAGCCTCACCTCCGATGACCTGACGGCGATGCGCGAAGCGAACGCCCGGTTCGCGGCGGCGATCGAGGCCGGCGACGTCGACGCGGCGCTCCGTGCCGACGACGACCTGCACGCCGTGCCCGTCGCGGTCGGCGGCAATCGCGCGCTCGCGACGGTGCTCGATCAGTTCACGCCGGTCGTGCGGCGCGCGGAGCGGATGCGGTTCACCACGCTCGGCGGCGCCGACTCGGTCGGTCGCCACGAGACGCTGATCCGCCTGTGCGAGCAGGGTGATGCCGAAGGCGCGGCATCCGTCGCCTTCGATACCTGGCACAGCCTGCCCGCGTCCTGA
- a CDS encoding nuclear transport factor 2 family protein, which yields MHTGSASSTHPVVAAAIEALDAHDAEALAALFVADGCVDDANETHEGRSAIRRWFEATPATRIELLHEESYGSEVELIAKAHGDYPQSPLSFRYGFELEGNRIASLKISLI from the coding sequence ATGCACACCGGCAGCGCATCATCCACCCACCCGGTGGTGGCCGCCGCGATCGAGGCGCTCGACGCCCACGATGCCGAGGCCCTCGCCGCGCTCTTCGTCGCCGACGGCTGCGTCGACGACGCGAACGAGACGCACGAGGGCCGGTCGGCGATCCGCCGCTGGTTCGAGGCGACGCCGGCCACCCGCATCGAGCTGCTGCACGAGGAGTCCTACGGCTCCGAGGTCGAGCTCATCGCGAAGGCCCACGGCGACTACCCGCAGAGCCCGCTGTCGTTCCGCTACGGCTTCGAGCTCGAGGGCAACCGCATCGCGAGCCTGAAGATCTCGCTCATCTGA
- a CDS encoding alpha/beta fold hydrolase, translated as MTTNTAKPTVVLVHGAFADSSSWNGVIERLHRNGYPVIAVANPLRGLQPDAAYLRSVLESVDGPIVLAGHSYGGSVLSEAVDGTADVRALVFIASFQLDVGESTGELAAKFPGGELGPALREVPVPTADGTGTDLSIEQDEFRRVFAADVPEQTTALMAATQRPITANALSDAVTNAGWKHVESWSLVTLEDLAIPADSMRFMSERANSHTVEIHASHGVTVSQPEAVADLIDEAARTTVPAASELAVAG; from the coding sequence ATGACCACGAACACCGCGAAGCCGACCGTCGTGCTGGTGCACGGCGCGTTCGCCGACTCGTCGAGCTGGAACGGCGTGATCGAGCGCCTGCACCGCAACGGCTACCCCGTGATCGCCGTCGCCAACCCGCTGCGCGGACTGCAGCCCGACGCGGCCTACCTGCGAAGCGTGCTCGAGAGCGTCGACGGGCCGATCGTGCTCGCCGGGCACTCGTACGGCGGCAGCGTCCTCAGCGAGGCCGTCGACGGCACGGCAGATGTGCGCGCCCTCGTCTTCATCGCCAGCTTCCAGCTCGATGTCGGCGAGAGCACCGGCGAGCTGGCGGCGAAGTTCCCGGGCGGCGAGCTCGGGCCGGCGCTGCGCGAGGTGCCGGTCCCCACCGCCGACGGCACGGGCACCGACCTCTCCATCGAGCAGGACGAGTTCCGTCGCGTCTTCGCCGCCGATGTGCCCGAGCAGACGACCGCGCTCATGGCCGCGACCCAGCGGCCCATCACCGCGAACGCGCTTTCGGATGCCGTGACGAACGCCGGATGGAAGCACGTCGAGTCGTGGAGCCTCGTGACCCTCGAGGACCTCGCGATCCCCGCCGACTCGATGCGGTTCATGTCCGAGCGGGCGAACTCGCACACCGTCGAGATCCACGCCTCGCACGGCGTGACCGTCTCGCAGCCCGAGGCCGTCGCCGACCTGATCGACGAGGCCGCACGCACGACCGTGCCGGCCGCGTCGGAGCTGGCGGTGGCTGGATGA
- a CDS encoding esterase-like activity of phytase family protein, whose translation MSRPLSIAALAVASIIAAGAAGAAAAPALAADGEPEASVAPFARTATYPVFQNVPDGVDPAEATVAEISTITDDGTVVYTDALGKRIGFVDVTDPSNPVGAGTVELAELGHADDQPTSVAAYGDFVLVVIDETGGEFTAPKGRLDVLRASDRTVVRSIDLGGQPDSIAISKDGAYAAIAIENQRDEELAPEGGDEGDLPQLPGGFVQVLGLGGDGSDPADPATWTLDAVSFLNDDGTPIDVIAAAGLDTPEDPEPEYVAINSRNELAVTLQENNGIAIIDLATREVTRAFSAGSVAVSGIDVKKDARIDLTGSIPATPREPDAIAWIGDDRLATANEGDWKGGTRGWTVFDAADGDVVWDAGNTFERLAVQHGLANNDRAAKKGSEPEGLAVAEFDGTPYAFVASERSNFIAVYDVSDPAAPAFVQVLFSTNGPEGILPVPGRDLLVVSSETDDSSVNVRASVNVYVFGEAPAGTIAQPSIVSGVDASSADGAPIGWQALGALAGNPTDATHVWAASDVAVAPSTVYSIDVSRTPAVVDRAIRISDEQGASVALDIEGLAVDGDGGFWLALEGATGAANQLVHTDGLGLIDRRVDLPADVTAHIGKWGLEGVTVTGSGADAQLWVAIQRPLWTDPANAAAGTVDGDDVTRIGRYDLAGGEWSWYGYRLEHTSVAGDWLGLSEITAIDDDTFALIERDKLNGPAAAVKRVTTVDLPAGAGATDASLAAGGTLPILEKRTAIDVLPALRATHGWTQEKLEGFAIAADGQLYAVTDNDGLADATGETVFLRLGDADAVFGGGTGEEPGGEEPGGEEPGQPDGPSITLGASTVVAGGTVVVSGTGFEPGASVRFELRSEPVALGAATAAADGTLSFTATIPAATPAGAHTLVAILPDGTEVSAALTVTAAAAPVGSATGASGDLASTGVEFGWALGLAGLVLAAGGAAAVVGTRRRRQAA comes from the coding sequence ATGTCACGTCCCCTGTCCATCGCCGCGCTCGCCGTGGCCTCGATCATCGCGGCCGGAGCGGCCGGCGCGGCCGCAGCGCCGGCGCTCGCAGCCGACGGCGAGCCCGAGGCATCCGTCGCGCCCTTCGCCCGAACCGCCACCTACCCGGTGTTCCAGAACGTGCCCGACGGGGTCGACCCGGCCGAGGCGACCGTCGCCGAGATCTCGACCATCACCGACGACGGCACGGTCGTCTACACCGACGCGCTCGGCAAGCGCATCGGGTTCGTCGACGTGACCGACCCGTCGAACCCGGTCGGCGCCGGCACCGTCGAGCTCGCCGAACTCGGCCACGCCGACGATCAGCCCACCTCGGTCGCGGCGTACGGCGACTTCGTGCTCGTCGTCATCGACGAGACCGGCGGCGAGTTCACCGCGCCGAAGGGCCGACTCGACGTGCTGCGCGCGAGCGACCGCACCGTGGTGCGCTCGATCGACCTGGGCGGTCAGCCCGACTCGATCGCCATCTCGAAGGACGGCGCGTACGCCGCCATCGCGATCGAGAACCAGCGCGACGAGGAGCTCGCGCCCGAGGGCGGCGACGAGGGCGACCTGCCGCAGCTGCCCGGCGGGTTCGTGCAGGTGCTGGGGCTCGGCGGCGACGGCAGCGACCCGGCCGACCCGGCGACGTGGACGCTCGACGCGGTCTCGTTCCTGAACGACGACGGCACGCCGATCGACGTGATCGCCGCGGCCGGCCTCGACACCCCCGAAGACCCCGAGCCCGAGTACGTCGCGATCAACTCGCGCAACGAGCTCGCGGTGACGCTGCAGGAGAACAACGGCATCGCGATCATCGACCTCGCCACCCGCGAGGTGACCCGCGCGTTCTCGGCGGGCTCGGTCGCCGTGTCGGGCATCGACGTGAAGAAGGACGCGCGGATCGACCTCACCGGGTCGATCCCGGCGACGCCGCGCGAACCCGACGCGATCGCCTGGATCGGCGACGACCGGCTCGCCACCGCGAACGAGGGCGACTGGAAGGGCGGCACCCGCGGCTGGACGGTGTTCGACGCCGCCGACGGCGATGTCGTCTGGGACGCGGGCAACACGTTCGAGCGCCTCGCCGTGCAGCACGGCCTCGCGAACAACGACCGCGCCGCGAAGAAGGGCAGCGAGCCCGAGGGGCTGGCGGTCGCCGAGTTCGACGGCACGCCGTACGCGTTCGTCGCGAGCGAGCGCAGCAACTTCATCGCGGTCTACGACGTGAGCGACCCGGCGGCGCCCGCGTTCGTGCAGGTGCTGTTCTCGACGAACGGGCCCGAGGGCATCCTGCCCGTGCCCGGCCGCGACCTGCTGGTCGTGTCGAGCGAGACGGATGACTCGTCGGTCAACGTGCGCGCATCGGTCAACGTGTACGTGTTCGGTGAGGCGCCCGCCGGCACCATCGCGCAGCCGAGCATCGTCTCGGGCGTCGACGCGTCGAGCGCCGACGGTGCGCCGATCGGCTGGCAGGCGCTCGGCGCGCTGGCCGGCAACCCGACCGACGCCACGCACGTCTGGGCCGCGAGCGACGTCGCCGTCGCGCCGAGCACGGTGTACTCGATCGACGTGAGCCGCACGCCGGCGGTCGTCGACCGCGCCATCCGCATCTCGGACGAGCAGGGCGCATCCGTCGCGCTCGACATCGAGGGCCTCGCGGTCGACGGCGACGGCGGGTTCTGGCTCGCGCTCGAGGGGGCGACCGGGGCCGCGAACCAGCTCGTGCACACCGACGGCCTGGGCCTCATCGACCGGCGGGTCGACCTGCCGGCCGACGTCACCGCGCACATCGGCAAGTGGGGCCTCGAAGGCGTCACCGTCACCGGGTCGGGCGCTGACGCGCAGCTCTGGGTCGCGATCCAGCGCCCGCTCTGGACCGACCCGGCGAACGCCGCGGCCGGCACGGTCGACGGCGATGACGTGACCCGCATCGGCCGGTACGACCTGGCCGGCGGCGAGTGGAGCTGGTACGGGTACCGCCTCGAGCACACCTCGGTCGCGGGCGACTGGCTCGGCCTCTCGGAGATCACCGCGATCGACGACGACACGTTCGCGCTCATCGAGCGCGACAAGCTGAACGGGCCGGCTGCGGCCGTCAAGCGCGTCACCACGGTCGACCTCCCCGCGGGCGCGGGGGCGACGGATGCCTCGCTCGCGGCCGGCGGCACGCTGCCGATCCTCGAGAAGCGCACCGCGATCGACGTGCTGCCCGCGCTGCGCGCGACCCATGGCTGGACGCAGGAGAAGCTCGAGGGCTTCGCCATCGCCGCCGACGGACAGCTCTACGCGGTCACCGACAACGACGGACTGGCGGATGCCACGGGCGAGACGGTGTTCCTGCGGCTGGGCGACGCCGACGCGGTGTTCGGCGGCGGCACCGGCGAGGAGCCCGGTGGGGAGGAGCCGGGCGGCGAGGAGCCGGGTCAGCCCGACGGCCCGTCGATCACGCTCGGCGCGTCGACCGTCGTCGCCGGCGGCACCGTGGTGGTCTCGGGCACGGGCTTCGAGCCCGGGGCATCCGTTCGCTTCGAACTGCGCAGCGAGCCGGTCGCACTCGGTGCTGCGACGGCCGCTGCCGACGGCACGCTGTCGTTCACCGCGACCATCCCGGCCGCGACCCCGGCGGGCGCGCACACGCTCGTCGCGATCCTGCCCGACGGCACCGAGGTGTCGGCCGCGCTCACCGTGACGGCGGCCGCGGCACCCGTCGGAAGCGCAACCGGGGCGAGCGGCGATCTCGCCAGCACGGGCGTCGAGTTCGGCTGGGCGCTCGGGCTCGCCGGCCTCGTCCTCGCGGCCGGCGGTGCGGCCGCGGTCGTGGGCACGCGCCGCCGCCGGCAGGCCGCCTAG